Proteins encoded together in one Miscanthus floridulus cultivar M001 chromosome 16, ASM1932011v1, whole genome shotgun sequence window:
- the LOC136510996 gene encoding uncharacterized protein encodes MEWKSSYLSTLIKILTVLKPHSREKRWFGSYSSVHLSLENGVTYTEDDYLDQVIHDPSKVITKLTAWFEANWQYPKARQHTYVEFPEYWTWHDDHKYWDCCRNNRAKVGRIANVAPNQGERFYLRMLFHVVKGAQHYSDLRTIGGHRHPTFRAACEALGLLGDDQECINAMADVSHWALPYQLRQLFVTLLLFCEIANPVRLLDDHIQKMGEDIAYRANHLAPEIPVALIKQQVRSYVLHELDKLLKDARYSLDRYQLPQPEHDCCPVLTNRFIMEELSYASDGTRLDLAQQISQLNTGQRHIYNIIEHSVLNGCGHTFFVYGYGGTGKTFLWNTLLNGIRSKGKIALAVASSAIAALLLPGGRTPHSLFRMPLDIHEHSMCSIKKNTKLGELIQHTSLIIWDEAPVHHRHCFEALDRTLTDVMSSNTNDLAHKQFRGITVVLGGDFRQTLPVIPHGRKHQVLNASIT; translated from the exons ATGGAATGGAAAAGTTCTTATTTAAGTACACTAATAAAGATCCTGACTGTGCTAAAGCCACACTCAAGAGAAAAAAGATGGTTCGGATCCTACAGCTCAG TCCACCTTTCGCTGGAAAATGGTGTGACGTATACCGAAGACGACTATCTTGACCAGGTGATCCATGATCCATCAAAGGTCATAACAAAACTAACAGCATGGTTCGAGGCCAACTGGCAATATCCAAAGGCTCGACAGCACACTTATGTAGAGTTCCCTGAATACTGGACATGGCACGATGATCATAAATACTGGGATTGTTGTCGCAATAACCGTGCCAAAGTTGGACGCATTGCTAATGTAGCTCCTAATCAAGGCGAAAGATTTTACCTCCGTATGTTGTTTCATGTCGTCAAAGGAGCACAACACTACTCAGATCTTCGTACTATTGGTGGCCATCGACATCCAACATTTCGTGCTGCGTGTGAGGCACTGGGCTTGCTTGGCGATGATCAGGAGTGTATCAATGCTATGGCCGACGTGTCGCATTGGGCGCTTCCATATCAGCTGCGCCAATTGTTCGTCACATTACTGCTGTTTTGTGAAATTGCAAACCCAGTCAGATTACTTGATGACCATATACAGAAAATGGGAGAAGATATAGCATATCGTGCAAACCATCTAGCTCCAGAAATCCCGGTAGCTCTAATCAAGCAACAGGTCAGATCCTATGTCCTGCACGAATTAGATAAATTGCTCAAGGATGCTAGATATAGCCTAGATCGCTATCAACTACCACAGCCAGAACATGATTGTTGCCCAGTTCTTACCAACAGATTTATAATGGAAGAGCTTTCTTATGCTTCTGATGGTACAAGATTGGACTTAGCTCAGCAGATCAGCCAACTCAACACAGGCCAGAGACATATTTACAACATCATAGAACATTCAGTCTTAAATGGTTGTGGCCATACCTTCTTTGTTTATGGATATGGGGGAACCGGCAAAACTTTTCTCTGGAATACTTTGCTTAATGGTATTAGAAGCAAAGGGAAAATAGCCTTGGCGGTTGCATCTTCTGCCATAGCAGCTCTACTACTCCCAGGAGGTCGAACACCCCACTCGCTTTTCAGAATGCCTTTGGACATCCATGAACATTCCATGTgttcaattaagaaaaatacaaAGCTGGGTGAACTAATACAACATACATCACTGATCATATGGGACGAAGCACCTGTGCACCACAGACATTGCTTCGAAGCCCTTGATCGCACGCTTACAGATGTCATGTCATCCAATACCAATGATTTAGCGCACAAACAGTTTCGTGGCATAACAGTTGTACTTGGTGGTGACTTCAGACAAACTCTACCAGTTATCCCACATGGAAGGAAACATCAGGTGCTAAATGCA